The proteins below come from a single Paracoccus sp. SCSIO 75233 genomic window:
- the leuB gene encoding 3-isopropylmalate dehydrogenase, which translates to MSDYSLLILPGDGIGPEVMAEVRKVIDWFQANRGMRFEVSEGLVGGCAYDAHGTPLTDETMAKAQSVDAVLLGAVGGPKYDQLDFSVKPERGLLRLRKEMDLYANLRPAQCFDALADFSSLKRDIVAGLDILIVRELTSGVYFGEPRGIHDDNNNPDNEGGRVGINTQRYTSGEIRRVARSAFELAKQRGNKVCSMEKANVMESGILWREEVQWVHDNEYPEVELSHMYADAGAMQLTRAPRQFDVIVTDNLFGDLLSDLAAMLTGSLGMLPSASLGAPMENGRPKALYEPVHGSAPDIAGQGKANPIACILSFAMALRYSFNEGQAADQLEAAVEAVLAKGVRTADLMGPEGGTPVSTSEMGDLIVAALAGA; encoded by the coding sequence ATGTCCGATTACTCGCTTCTGATCCTGCCCGGTGACGGCATCGGCCCCGAAGTCATGGCCGAGGTTCGCAAGGTCATTGACTGGTTCCAGGCCAATCGCGGCATGCGCTTCGAGGTGTCCGAAGGTCTGGTCGGCGGCTGCGCCTATGACGCGCATGGCACGCCTTTGACCGATGAAACAATGGCCAAGGCGCAGTCCGTGGACGCGGTTCTGCTTGGCGCGGTCGGCGGTCCGAAATACGATCAGCTCGATTTTTCGGTGAAGCCGGAGCGCGGCTTGCTGCGTCTGCGCAAGGAGATGGATCTTTACGCCAATCTTCGCCCCGCCCAGTGTTTCGACGCGCTTGCCGATTTCTCCTCGCTCAAGCGCGACATCGTCGCCGGTCTCGATATTCTGATCGTTCGTGAGCTGACCTCCGGCGTCTATTTCGGCGAGCCGCGCGGCATTCACGACGACAACAACAACCCGGATAACGAAGGTGGCCGGGTTGGGATCAACACGCAGCGCTATACCTCGGGCGAAATCCGGCGGGTGGCGCGCTCTGCCTTTGAACTGGCGAAGCAGCGCGGCAACAAGGTCTGCTCAATGGAGAAGGCGAATGTCATGGAGTCGGGCATTCTCTGGCGCGAAGAAGTCCAGTGGGTGCATGACAACGAATATCCCGAGGTCGAGTTGTCGCATATGTATGCCGATGCCGGTGCGATGCAGCTGACCCGTGCGCCGCGTCAGTTCGATGTGATCGTGACCGACAACCTGTTCGGTGACCTTCTGTCCGATCTGGCGGCAATGCTGACCGGATCGCTTGGCATGCTGCCGTCCGCCTCACTGGGTGCGCCGATGGAGAATGGCCGTCCCAAGGCGCTGTATGAGCCGGTGCATGGTTCCGCCCCGGACATCGCCGGGCAGGGCAAGGCGAACCCGATCGCCTGTATCCTCAGCTTCGCGATGGCGCTGCGCTATTCCTTCAACGAAGGGCAGGCCGCCGATCAACTGGAAGCGGCGGTTGAGGCGGTTCTGGCCAAGGGCGTGCGCACCGCCGATCTGATGGGGCCGGAGGGCGGTACGCCGGTTTCGACCTCTGAAATGGGCGACCTTATCGTCGCGGCGCTGGCGGGCGCGTAA
- a CDS encoding DMT family transporter, producing the protein MAASGNIRGIGFALLSMGAFATHDAVIKTLGAYYPSLQVLFFSSLLSFPLISMILVQERTPGTLRANRPAWVALRSVCAMMAGVFGFYAFSVLPLAQVYVILFSAPLLITILSIPLLGEKVGIHRWLAIGLGLIGVLIVLRPGSGQALSLGHLAALLAACCSATVAVVTRKLGGTERPLVLLMWPMLGNLLVTGAGLTIAYVPMQLPHLGLAGMIAVLGLIGNFLMIMAYRAGEAAIVAPMQYSQIIWASVYGWFIFSERLDAATVTGAGVIIISGLYIVWRERSRGDDSQRPVLSSRLRTETVTAPRSTLIQRVLFNRSGSSH; encoded by the coding sequence GTGGCGGCGTCGGGCAATATCAGAGGTATCGGCTTCGCGCTTCTCTCAATGGGGGCGTTCGCCACCCATGATGCCGTTATCAAAACGCTCGGCGCCTACTACCCGTCCTTGCAGGTGCTGTTCTTTTCCTCGCTCCTGTCCTTTCCGCTGATCTCCATGATCCTGGTGCAGGAACGCACCCCGGGCACGCTGCGCGCGAACCGGCCCGCATGGGTGGCGCTGCGGTCCGTCTGCGCAATGATGGCCGGGGTGTTCGGGTTCTACGCCTTCTCGGTCCTGCCGCTGGCGCAGGTCTATGTGATCCTGTTTTCCGCGCCCTTGCTGATCACGATCCTGTCGATCCCGCTTCTGGGGGAGAAGGTCGGTATTCATCGCTGGCTGGCGATTGGGCTCGGCCTGATCGGGGTGCTGATCGTGCTGCGTCCGGGCTCTGGTCAGGCGCTGTCGCTCGGCCATCTGGCGGCGCTTCTGGCGGCCTGCTGTAGCGCCACCGTTGCCGTCGTGACCCGCAAACTGGGCGGAACCGAACGCCCGCTGGTGCTGCTGATGTGGCCGATGCTGGGCAATCTTCTGGTGACAGGTGCCGGATTGACCATCGCCTATGTGCCGATGCAGCTTCCGCATCTGGGGCTGGCCGGCATGATCGCGGTGCTGGGCCTGATCGGGAACTTCCTGATGATCATGGCCTACCGCGCAGGAGAGGCCGCGATTGTTGCCCCGATGCAGTATTCCCAGATCATCTGGGCCTCGGTCTATGGCTGGTTCATCTTCAGCGAACGGCTGGATGCGGCGACGGTGACCGGTGCCGGGGTGATCATAATCTCCGGGCTCTATATCGTCTGGCGAGAGCGCAGCCGCGGCGATGACAGCCAGCGCCCTGTGCTGTCCTCGCGCCTGCGGACCGAAACCGTGACCGCCCCCCGCTCGACCCTCATCCAGCGGGTGCTGTTCAATCGCAGCGGTTCATCGCATTGA
- a CDS encoding FAD-dependent oxidoreductase yields the protein MESIGADLDEMRRRPLSAEHVAALREISQERQYAPGEMVVEIGTPMDRFIYIEDGEVEVVDPHSGERLGEATLGPTQFAGELGFLSGGNNFLSMRACKPTRTMEAPRKDVLALMSRMPELSDHLITVFSARRRLQVERRTSSIVVIGADRDPAVQRVEAFLSRNRVPFQSYDLDSADAQMASLQCLASHEPGVIFNQNQRIEDPTPRKIARLLNLDLEVADGAVVDVLIVGGGPAGVAAAVYAGAEGLSALLIEDTAIGGQAGTSSRIENYMGFPTGISGADLVYRGQIQALKFGAHFAMPRRVQSLEKRADGLFCATLNDGAELCARSVVVATGVQYRGLPLERLPEFEGAGIFYAATEMEARFCRRTDAVVIGGGNSAGQAAMYLSRVAGHVHVLVRGDSLADSMSQYLSHRLEAAPNIDIHYGTQVTGLHGGDHLEAVTLKSPDGERRVDTRALFVMIGAAPNTGWLSGLVDLDDKGFIRTGEEVGGASPYETSHPGIFAVGDVRAGSVKRVASAVGEGSVTISGVFYRVQEALADLV from the coding sequence ATGGAAAGCATTGGCGCAGATCTGGATGAAATGCGGCGCAGGCCGTTGTCTGCGGAACATGTTGCCGCACTGCGCGAAATCAGTCAGGAACGCCAATATGCGCCGGGCGAGATGGTTGTGGAAATCGGCACGCCCATGGACCGCTTCATCTATATCGAGGACGGCGAGGTCGAGGTCGTCGATCCCCATAGCGGCGAACGCTTAGGCGAGGCGACGCTGGGCCCGACCCAATTCGCGGGCGAGCTGGGCTTTCTCAGCGGCGGCAATAATTTCCTGTCGATGCGCGCTTGTAAGCCGACCCGCACGATGGAGGCTCCGCGTAAGGATGTACTGGCGCTGATGTCGCGGATGCCCGAATTGTCGGACCATCTGATCACCGTCTTTTCGGCGCGCCGCAGGTTGCAGGTCGAACGCCGGACAAGCTCGATTGTGGTGATCGGGGCCGACCGCGATCCCGCGGTGCAGCGGGTCGAGGCCTTTCTCAGCCGCAACCGCGTGCCTTTCCAATCCTACGATCTGGACAGCGCCGACGCCCAGATGGCCAGCCTGCAATGCCTCGCCAGCCATGAGCCGGGCGTCATCTTCAACCAGAACCAGCGGATCGAGGATCCGACCCCGCGCAAGATCGCGCGGCTGCTGAATCTGGACCTTGAAGTCGCAGATGGCGCGGTCGTCGATGTGCTGATCGTGGGCGGCGGCCCGGCGGGGGTGGCAGCGGCGGTCTATGCCGGGGCCGAGGGGCTGTCGGCCCTGCTGATCGAGGATACCGCGATTGGCGGGCAGGCCGGGACCTCCAGCCGGATCGAGAATTACATGGGTTTCCCGACCGGCATTTCGGGGGCCGATCTGGTCTATCGCGGCCAGATTCAAGCGCTGAAATTCGGTGCTCATTTCGCCATGCCACGCCGCGTGCAGTCACTGGAAAAGCGCGCCGACGGGCTGTTCTGTGCGACGCTGAACGACGGGGCCGAACTCTGCGCGCGCAGCGTCGTGGTGGCGACCGGGGTGCAATATCGCGGCCTGCCGCTGGAACGGCTGCCGGAATTCGAGGGTGCGGGCATCTTCTATGCCGCGACCGAGATGGAGGCCCGTTTCTGCCGCCGCACCGATGCCGTGGTGATCGGCGGCGGCAATTCCGCGGGTCAGGCGGCGATGTATCTGTCGCGCGTCGCGGGCCATGTCCATGTGTTGGTGCGCGGCGACAGCCTTGCCGATTCCATGTCGCAATATCTGAGCCACCGGCTTGAGGCCGCGCCGAATATCGACATCCATTACGGCACCCAGGTCACCGGGCTGCATGGCGGCGATCACCTTGAGGCGGTGACGCTGAAAAGCCCCGATGGCGAACGCCGTGTCGATACGCGTGCGCTGTTCGTGATGATCGGTGCAGCACCCAATACCGGCTGGCTGTCGGGTCTGGTGGACCTGGACGACAAAGGCTTTATCCGCACCGGCGAAGAGGTCGGCGGCGCCTCGCCCTACGAAACCTCGCATCCCGGTATTTTCGCGGTTGGCGATGTCCGCGCGGGTTCGGTCAAGCGCGTGGCGTCGGCAGTGGGCGAGGGCTCAGTCACCATCTCGGGCGTGTTCTACCGGGTGCAGGAGGCTTTGGCGGATTTGGTGTAA
- a CDS encoding ZIP family metal transporter: MSGLWQVLLLSLLPGLGNFVGGLAAEFGPNSPRALNWALHAASGIVIAIVAVELMPEAVAVLEGWWIALGFAVGAIAYILIDTFVESRQEEGEGAGTSGMWMIYVAVAVDLASDGLMLGSGAALSWGLALTLALGQVLADLPEGYAVIANFRAKGVPRARRIWLSASFILFSVGAALLAYLLLRNAPETVKMLALTFVAGLLTVAAIEEMLGEAHEGDEDNQGSIIAFAGGFVLFTLVSGGIEAMIGGG; encoded by the coding sequence ATGAGTGGACTATGGCAGGTTCTGTTGCTCTCGCTTTTGCCGGGTCTCGGCAACTTCGTTGGGGGTCTAGCCGCTGAATTCGGGCCGAATTCGCCGCGCGCGCTGAACTGGGCGCTGCATGCGGCCTCGGGGATCGTGATTGCGATTGTCGCTGTGGAACTGATGCCCGAAGCCGTCGCCGTGCTCGAAGGCTGGTGGATTGCTCTGGGTTTCGCGGTCGGCGCCATCGCCTATATCCTGATCGACACCTTTGTCGAAAGCCGTCAGGAGGAAGGCGAAGGCGCGGGCACATCCGGCATGTGGATGATCTATGTCGCAGTGGCGGTCGATCTGGCCAGTGACGGGCTGATGCTGGGCTCGGGTGCCGCGCTGTCATGGGGGCTGGCGCTGACGCTGGCGCTTGGGCAGGTGCTGGCCGATCTGCCGGAAGGTTACGCGGTGATCGCCAATTTCCGGGCCAAGGGCGTGCCGCGGGCGCGTCGGATCTGGCTGTCTGCCTCGTTCATCCTGTTCTCGGTCGGCGCGGCGCTCTTGGCCTATCTGCTGCTGCGCAATGCGCCTGAGACGGTCAAGATGCTGGCGCTGACCTTTGTCGCGGGTCTGCTGACCGTCGCCGCGATCGAGGAAATGCTGGGCGAGGCGCATGAGGGCGATGAGGATAACCAGGGCTCGATCATCGCCTTCGCCGGCGGATTCGTGCTGTTCACGCTGGTCTCCGGCGGGATCGAGGCGATGATCGGCGGGGGCTGA
- a CDS encoding NADPH-dependent F420 reductase, which produces MRIGILGSGGMGARLGTIWARSGHDVTFSYARSRDKLERLAQEAGGNARAGTPAEAVQDADVVLVAVHWSRIDDVLAQAGDLSGKVLLTCSLAMSEDNSHLVVGHTSSGPEALAEKVPGAKVVGAFNTIPGEILFPLFEAKGKGDTPPDLIYCGDDRAAKERVAELIRDVGFNPVDLGKLRTSRYMEPFGLVVSLLAYGGKDGPEMAYRFVRL; this is translated from the coding sequence ATGCGTATCGGAATCCTGGGATCTGGCGGCATGGGGGCGCGGCTGGGCACGATCTGGGCCCGCTCGGGCCATGACGTGACGTTCAGCTATGCCCGCAGCCGCGACAAGCTGGAGCGTCTGGCGCAAGAGGCGGGCGGCAATGCCCGCGCCGGCACCCCCGCCGAGGCCGTGCAGGACGCGGATGTCGTGCTGGTCGCCGTCCATTGGTCGCGCATCGACGATGTGCTGGCGCAGGCGGGCGATCTGTCCGGCAAGGTGCTGCTGACCTGTTCGCTGGCGATGAGCGAGGATAACAGCCATCTGGTCGTCGGCCACACTTCCTCCGGCCCCGAGGCGCTGGCGGAAAAGGTGCCGGGTGCAAAGGTCGTGGGCGCCTTCAACACCATTCCGGGCGAAATCCTGTTTCCCCTGTTCGAAGCCAAAGGCAAGGGCGACACCCCGCCCGACCTGATCTATTGCGGTGACGACCGCGCCGCCAAGGAACGCGTGGCAGAGCTGATCCGCGATGTCGGCTTCAACCCGGTCGATCTGGGCAAGCTGCGGACCTCGCGTTACATGGAGCCCTTCGGGCTGGTCGTCTCATTGCTGGCCTATGGCGGCAAGGACGGCCCGGAAATGGCCTATCGCTTCGTGCGGCTTTAG
- a CDS encoding NAD(P)H-binding protein: MSNILILGASGKIARHVVEALAGQGAHQATLFLRNASKLAGLDTSGMVVIEGDVTDEQRLTQAMQGQDIVYANLTGEVDVMARTILPVMQASGVKRLIFVTSIGILDEVPGAFGEWNRQAIGPYLPPFRRASDMIEASDLEYTILRPAWLTDKDEVDYGTTTRDEPFTNTEVSRKSVAAYVLSLLDDPSRDIGGNIGVHKPGSEGDKPAFV; this comes from the coding sequence ATGTCCAATATTCTTATCCTGGGCGCCAGCGGTAAAATCGCACGCCATGTGGTCGAGGCGCTGGCCGGGCAAGGCGCGCATCAAGCGACGCTGTTTCTGCGCAATGCCTCGAAACTGGCGGGGCTGGACACATCCGGCATGGTGGTGATCGAGGGCGACGTTACCGATGAACAGCGCCTGACCCAAGCGATGCAGGGCCAGGACATCGTCTATGCCAACCTGACCGGCGAGGTCGATGTCATGGCCCGGACCATTCTGCCCGTCATGCAGGCCAGCGGCGTGAAACGGCTGATCTTCGTCACTTCTATCGGCATTCTGGACGAGGTGCCCGGCGCTTTCGGCGAATGGAACCGGCAGGCCATTGGCCCCTATCTGCCGCCCTTCCGCCGAGCCTCGGACATGATCGAGGCCTCGGATCTGGAATACACAATCCTCCGCCCCGCATGGCTGACCGATAAGGACGAGGTGGATTACGGCACCACCACGCGGGATGAGCCTTTCACCAATACTGAGGTTTCGCGCAAAAGCGTCGCCGCCTATGTGCTGTCGCTGCTGGACGATCCATCGCGCGATATCGGCGGCAATATCGGCGTGCACAAACCGGGCAGCGAGGGCGACAAGCCCGCATTCGTTTAA
- a CDS encoding alpha/beta hydrolase, producing MGKINFTNTNNPNIEMSAVINFPEGFDEGGSYPAVVVSHPGGGVKEQTAGTYAAELAKQGFVTIAYDASYQGESGGLPRQTENPAVRTEDVSAVVDYLTTLDYVDSDRIGAMGICAGAGYTANAAINDPRIKAVGTVSAVNIGQMFRNGWENNVADEDARGVIQMGADARTEDAKGGEPARFPLAPMNEADAPNEELRQAWEYYHTPRAQHPTAPGYMTARSLDQIIPYDAYHKAEAYLTQPLQVIAGSEAGSKWMSDDLFKRAASKDKKFHVVEGANHMDMYDGQPQIAEAVGVLTPFFQNKLKG from the coding sequence ATGGGTAAGATCAACTTCACCAATACCAATAATCCGAACATTGAAATGTCCGCCGTGATCAATTTCCCGGAAGGATTCGACGAAGGCGGCAGCTATCCAGCCGTTGTCGTCTCGCACCCGGGGGGCGGCGTGAAGGAACAGACCGCCGGGACCTATGCCGCCGAACTGGCCAAGCAGGGTTTTGTGACCATCGCCTATGACGCCAGCTATCAGGGCGAAAGCGGCGGCCTGCCGCGCCAGACCGAGAACCCCGCCGTGCGGACCGAGGATGTCAGTGCAGTGGTCGATTACCTGACCACGCTGGATTATGTCGACAGCGACCGGATCGGCGCGATGGGGATCTGCGCGGGCGCGGGCTATACCGCCAATGCCGCGATCAACGACCCGCGGATCAAGGCGGTGGGCACAGTCAGCGCAGTGAATATCGGCCAGATGTTCCGCAATGGCTGGGAAAACAATGTCGCGGATGAAGATGCCCGTGGCGTGATCCAGATGGGCGCCGATGCCCGCACCGAAGACGCGAAGGGTGGCGAACCGGCCCGGTTCCCGCTGGCTCCGATGAACGAGGCCGATGCGCCCAACGAAGAACTGCGTCAGGCCTGGGAATATTACCACACGCCGCGCGCGCAGCACCCGACCGCGCCGGGCTATATGACAGCACGTAGCCTCGACCAGATCATCCCCTACGACGCCTATCACAAGGCCGAGGCCTATCTGACCCAGCCCCTGCAGGTGATCGCGGGTAGCGAGGCCGGCAGCAAATGGATGAGCGACGATCTGTTCAAACGCGCCGCCAGCAAAGACAAGAAGTTCCATGTCGTCGAGGGCGCCAATCACATGGATATGTATGACGGCCAGCCCCAGATCGCCGAGGCGGTCGGCGTGCTGACCCCGTTCTTCCAGAACAAACTGAAAGGCTGA
- a CDS encoding LysR family transcriptional regulator, with product MRREDVADLIAFAAVAEAGSFTRAAQTLGVTQSALSQIVKRLEERLGLRLLARTTRSVAPTEGGERLLKTLRPMLHDLERSVASLNELRDKPAGTIRITTVEHAAKTILTPLLSRMLKDYPEITVEIVIDYGLADIVAERFDAGIRLGEAVERDMVALRISDEIPMVIVGAPSYLAQHGCPQTPDELTAHRGLNLRLPTSGTLNTWRLAQDGQEMRVRVDGPLIFNTIDLIRDAARAGVGLAYMPRDQVDEDLISGRLVTVMEGWTPPLPAYHLYYPSRRQSSAAFRLFVDALRRNTRR from the coding sequence ATGCGCCGCGAAGACGTTGCCGATCTGATCGCCTTTGCCGCCGTCGCTGAAGCGGGCAGCTTCACCCGTGCCGCGCAGACTCTGGGCGTCACGCAATCCGCGCTGAGCCAGATCGTCAAGCGGCTGGAAGAACGGCTGGGCCTGCGCCTTCTGGCCCGCACCACCCGCAGCGTCGCCCCGACTGAGGGCGGCGAGCGGCTGCTGAAAACCCTCAGACCGATGCTGCACGATCTGGAACGCAGCGTCGCCTCGCTGAACGAACTGCGCGACAAACCTGCAGGCACGATCCGCATCACGACGGTCGAACATGCCGCCAAGACCATCCTGACGCCGCTGCTGTCCCGGATGCTGAAGGATTACCCCGAAATCACGGTCGAGATCGTCATCGATTACGGTCTGGCCGATATCGTCGCCGAGCGGTTTGACGCCGGGATCCGGCTGGGTGAGGCGGTCGAGCGGGACATGGTCGCGCTGCGCATCTCGGACGAGATCCCGATGGTGATCGTCGGCGCGCCCTCTTATCTGGCGCAGCATGGCTGCCCGCAGACGCCGGACGAACTGACGGCGCATCGCGGTCTGAACCTGCGGCTGCCGACCTCGGGCACGCTGAACACATGGCGGCTGGCGCAGGACGGGCAAGAGATGCGCGTTCGCGTCGACGGGCCGCTGATCTTCAACACCATCGACCTGATCCGCGATGCCGCGCGCGCAGGCGTCGGGCTGGCCTATATGCCGCGCGATCAGGTGGATGAAGACCTGATTTCGGGCCGGCTGGTGACGGTGATGGAGGGCTGGACGCCGCCGCTGCCGGCCTATCACCTCTATTACCCAAGCCGCCGCCAGAGTTCGGCCGCGTTCCGCCTGTTCGTCGATGCGCTGCGGCGCAATACGAGGCGCTGA
- a CDS encoding CorA family divalent cation transporter, with product MDTAKIGKAAAPAPDFLHLTRLDGENSAKWAHLCIRHKATRQFLIDEAQMEDLIVDAMLQEDARSRVRIRPAGIMTLLKTMPLQSDGEARPGEMASLRVWIDESRIITTREAELAPVLDLARRIEAGTGPKTPGRFLADLIAEHLQEIDPQIEALEDQVDRIGGMVTGHQIEEACPAMVDALSRISGFIRHLGPQQIVLETLSAADHPVLDDHDRARIEDSANQLMRILEALQNLRDRVDILDNQVSRVQDRKISQNSLAFAVAATIFLPLGFLTGLFGANVGGIPMAQPPWGFWALLGGCVALIVVVVSWLRSRKLF from the coding sequence ATGGATACCGCAAAGATCGGCAAAGCCGCCGCACCGGCGCCCGATTTTCTGCATCTGACGCGCCTCGATGGGGAGAATTCCGCGAAATGGGCGCATCTCTGCATCCGCCACAAGGCCACGCGGCAATTCCTGATCGACGAGGCGCAGATGGAGGATCTGATCGTCGATGCCATGCTGCAGGAAGACGCCCGATCCCGCGTCCGCATCCGTCCCGCGGGGATCATGACGCTGTTGAAAACGATGCCTTTGCAAAGCGACGGCGAAGCGCGGCCAGGCGAGATGGCCTCGCTTCGGGTCTGGATCGACGAGAGCCGCATCATCACCACCCGTGAGGCCGAACTGGCGCCGGTTCTGGACCTCGCCCGCAGGATCGAGGCGGGCACCGGCCCGAAAACGCCGGGACGTTTCCTGGCCGATCTGATCGCAGAACATCTGCAGGAAATCGACCCCCAGATCGAGGCGCTTGAGGATCAGGTCGACCGGATCGGCGGCATGGTCACCGGCCACCAGATCGAGGAAGCCTGCCCCGCCATGGTCGACGCCCTGTCCCGCATCAGCGGCTTCATCCGCCATCTGGGTCCGCAGCAGATCGTGCTGGAAACCCTGTCCGCAGCGGATCACCCCGTCCTTGACGATCACGATCGCGCCCGGATCGAGGACAGCGCCAACCAGCTGATGCGCATCCTTGAGGCCCTGCAGAACCTGCGCGACCGCGTGGATATTCTGGACAATCAGGTCAGCCGGGTACAGGACCGCAAGATCAGCCAGAACTCGCTGGCTTTCGCCGTCGCCGCCACGATTTTCCTGCCGCTGGGCTTTCTGACTGGTCTGTTCGGCGCGAATGTCGGCGGGATCCCGATGGCACAGCCGCCTTGGGGGTTCTGGGCTCTGCTGGGCGGCTGCGTGGCACTGATCGTGGTTGTGGTCAGTTGGCTGAGGTCGCGGAAGTTGTTTTGA
- a CDS encoding YdeI family protein, which produces MSDTNPKVDALFDKLTDWRTELEALRSILLASPLTEEFKWRSPVYTYEGGNVAIIWGFKDRATLGFFKGALLKDPENILERPGDNSRSSRIINFTDPETIEIHRKTLEKYIVEAIELQKSGAKVEFAKDDLAYPDELTTRLNQDNSFRTAFETLTPGRRRSWLLHFSGAKQPQTRISRIEKAKAKILAGKGMNDH; this is translated from the coding sequence ATGTCCGACACCAACCCGAAAGTCGACGCCCTGTTCGACAAGCTGACCGACTGGCGTACGGAGCTGGAAGCCCTGCGGTCCATCCTGCTGGCAAGCCCGCTGACCGAAGAATTCAAATGGCGCTCGCCGGTCTACACCTATGAGGGCGGCAATGTCGCCATAATCTGGGGCTTCAAGGACCGCGCAACGCTCGGCTTCTTCAAGGGTGCGTTGCTGAAAGACCCCGAAAACATCCTCGAACGCCCCGGCGACAACTCCCGCTCCTCCCGGATTATCAACTTCACCGACCCCGAAACCATCGAAATCCATCGGAAAACGCTGGAGAAATACATTGTGGAGGCCATCGAGTTGCAAAAATCCGGCGCAAAGGTCGAGTTCGCAAAAGACGATCTCGCCTACCCGGACGAACTCACCACCCGCCTCAACCAGGACAACAGCTTCCGCACCGCCTTCGAAACCCTAACCCCCGGCCGCCGCCGCAGCTGGCTCCTGCATTTTTCCGGCGCAAAACAGCCCCAAACCCGCATCTCACGGATCGAAAAGGCCAAGGCAAAAATCCTTGCCGGAAAAGGAATGAACGACCACTGA
- the putP gene encoding sodium/proline symporter PutP: MAIGVWISLAAYFLLMLAIGVYAWRKSTSNSEEYMLGGRSLPPAVAALSAGASDMSGWLLLGLPGALFASGLAQSWIGIGLFVGAYLNWIIVAPRLRQQTEEYDNSLTIPGFLGARFPSTARMLRITSAIVIVVFFAVYTASGLVGGGKLFVSAFDGGYMSGVLLTLGIVLVYTVMGGFLAVSLTDFVQGCIMMLALVIMPIVILTTGQGEGIGTAAERLRTEVDPNFLSLTTGVTLLGWLSTVAWGLGYFGQPHIIVRFMAVRSVEEVPTARNIGMSWMAISLIGAVSVGIFGRAYALRNGLEIADPETIFIVLSDLLFHPLVTGFLYAALLAAIMSTVSSQLLVASSSLTEDIYHTVMKRDATDGELVTIGRLAVLAVGIVAVVIARDPDSQVLGLVANAWAGFGAAFGPLIILSLTWKRMTGAGALAGLIVGAVTVILWISTGLSGSFMGEGLYEIVPGFVASWIAIVVVSMLTPDRGEYRAPKRV, from the coding sequence ATGGCAATAGGAGTCTGGATAAGTCTTGCGGCTTATTTCCTGCTGATGCTGGCAATCGGGGTCTATGCGTGGCGCAAATCCACCTCGAATTCAGAAGAATATATGCTTGGCGGGCGCAGCCTGCCGCCGGCGGTTGCGGCGCTTTCGGCCGGGGCCTCGGATATGAGCGGCTGGCTGCTGCTGGGGCTGCCGGGGGCGCTGTTCGCCTCGGGCCTTGCGCAAAGCTGGATCGGGATCGGGCTGTTCGTCGGTGCGTATCTGAACTGGATCATCGTCGCGCCGCGGCTGCGTCAGCAGACCGAGGAATACGATAACAGCCTGACGATTCCGGGCTTTCTGGGCGCGCGGTTCCCCAGCACGGCGCGGATGCTGCGCATCACCTCGGCCATCGTGATCGTGGTGTTCTTTGCGGTTTACACGGCTTCGGGGCTGGTCGGCGGCGGCAAGCTGTTCGTCAGCGCCTTTGATGGCGGCTATATGAGCGGGGTGCTGCTGACGCTGGGCATCGTGCTGGTTTACACGGTGATGGGCGGGTTCCTTGCCGTGTCGCTGACCGATTTCGTGCAGGGCTGCATCATGATGCTGGCGCTGGTCATCATGCCTATCGTGATCCTGACGACCGGGCAGGGCGAGGGGATCGGCACGGCGGCGGAGCGGCTGCGGACCGAGGTCGATCCGAATTTCCTGTCGCTGACGACCGGGGTCACCCTGCTGGGCTGGCTGTCCACGGTCGCCTGGGGTCTGGGCTATTTCGGGCAGCCGCATATCATCGTGCGTTTCATGGCCGTGCGCAGCGTCGAGGAGGTGCCGACGGCGCGCAATATCGGTATGAGCTGGATGGCGATTTCGCTGATCGGCGCGGTTTCCGTCGGGATTTTCGGGCGCGCCTACGCGCTGCGGAACGGGCTGGAAATCGCGGACCCGGAGACGATTTTCATCGTGCTGTCGGACCTGCTGTTTCATCCGCTGGTGACGGGTTTCCTCTATGCGGCGCTGCTTGCGGCGATCATGTCGACGGTGTCGAGCCAGCTTCTGGTGGCCTCGTCCTCGCTGACGGAGGATATTTATCACACCGTCATGAAGCGTGATGCGACGGATGGAGAACTGGTGACCATCGGGCGTCTTGCGGTGCTGGCGGTCGGGATCGTGGCGGTTGTGATCGCGCGTGACCCGGATTCGCAGGTGCTGGGGCTGGTGGCGAATGCCTGGGCCGGGTTCGGCGCCGCATTCGGGCCGCTGATCATCCTGTCGCTGACCTGGAAGCGGATGACCGGCGCGGGCGCGCTGGCCGGGCTGATCGTCGGCGCGGTCACGGTGATCCTGTGGATCTCCACCGGGCTGAGCGGCAGTTTCATGGGTGAAGGTCTTTACGAGATCGTGCCGGGCTTTGTGGCCTCGTGGATCGCGATTGTCGTGGTCAGCATGCTGACCCCCGACCGTGGCGAGTACCGCGCGCCGAAGCGGGTTTGA